A genome region from Thermomonospora amylolytica includes the following:
- the ftsX gene encoding permease-like cell division protein FtsX, with translation MRAQFVLQEIWIGLRRNLTMTVSLVITVAIAMALLGTGLLIKLQVDSSKSYWHDRIEVSVFLCNKTSSNPSCNKTDATEQQKAEIKRDLEGSPVVAEVTYESKEQAFQRFKETFSSNPGLVQGAKVGDIPDSFRVRLSDPERFDEVTKLLANRAGVDQVVNEKEILDRFFKILNGLQWAAIMIAAIQVIAAVLLVANTVRLSAFNRRRETGIMRLVGASNLYIQLPFILEGAIAGLIGGLFAAILLVGSKIALIDQLQESLEFTSQLSWASVTGVIVFSICVGVLLCAAASFLSLRRYLRI, from the coding sequence ATGCGCGCACAGTTCGTTCTCCAGGAGATCTGGATCGGTCTCCGCCGCAACCTGACGATGACCGTCTCCCTGGTCATCACCGTGGCGATCGCCATGGCGCTGCTGGGCACCGGCCTGCTGATCAAGCTCCAGGTCGACAGCTCCAAGAGCTACTGGCACGACCGGATCGAGGTCTCGGTCTTCCTGTGCAACAAGACCAGCTCCAACCCCAGTTGCAACAAGACCGACGCCACCGAGCAGCAGAAGGCCGAGATCAAGCGGGACCTCGAGGGCTCGCCGGTGGTGGCCGAGGTCACCTACGAGAGCAAGGAGCAGGCCTTCCAGCGGTTCAAGGAGACCTTCTCCAGCAACCCGGGCCTGGTGCAGGGCGCCAAGGTCGGCGACATCCCCGACTCCTTCCGGGTGCGGCTGAGCGACCCCGAGCGGTTCGACGAGGTGACCAAGCTGCTGGCGAACCGGGCCGGGGTGGACCAGGTGGTCAACGAGAAGGAGATCCTGGACCGGTTCTTCAAGATCCTGAACGGCCTGCAGTGGGCGGCCATCATGATCGCGGCCATCCAGGTGATCGCGGCGGTGCTGCTGGTGGCCAACACGGTCCGGCTGTCGGCATTCAACCGGCGGCGGGAGACCGGGATCATGCGCCTGGTCGGCGCCTCCAACCTGTACATCCAGCTCCCGTTCATCCTGGAGGGCGCGATCGCCGGCCTGATCGGCGGCCTGTTCGCGGCCATCCTGCTGGTCGGCAGCAAGATCGCGCTGATCGACCAGCTGCAGGAGTCGCTGGAGTTCACCAGCCAGCTGTCGTGGGCCTCGGTGACCGGTGTGATCGTGTTCTCGATCTGCGTGGGCGTGCTGCTGTGCGCCGCGGCCTCGTTCCTGAGCCTGCGCCGATACCTGCGGATCTGA